The following are encoded together in the Lepidochelys kempii isolate rLepKem1 chromosome 7, rLepKem1.hap2, whole genome shotgun sequence genome:
- the LOC140915370 gene encoding histone H4-like — translation MSGRGKGGKGLGKGGAKRHRKALCDNIQGITKPAIHRLARRGGVKRVSGLIYEETRGVLKVFLENVIHDAVTYTEHAKRKSVTAMDVVYALKRQGRTLYGFGG, via the coding sequence ATGTCTGGCCGGGGCAAAGGCGGTAAAGGACTCGGAAAGGGAGGTGCTAAGCGCCATCGGAAAGCACTTTGTGATAACATTCAAGGTATTACTAAACCGGCTATTCATCGTTTGGCTCGTCGTGGTGGTGTCAAGCGTGTTTCTGGGTTGATCTATGAAGAGACCCGTGGCGTGCTCAAAGTTTTTCTCGAAAACGTGATCCATGATGCTGTTACTTACACCGAGCATGCGAAGCGGAAGTCTGTGACAGCCATGGACGTGGTTTATGCTTTAAAACGCCAGGGTCGCACTCTGTACGGATTCGGGGGCTAA